The genomic region ATCGGAATCGTCATTTTTGGGGTTATATTTATTTATCTTCTTGTGACGGTTCTGATGTATCTGACCGCAAAGCACATTTCTGTTTATGAAGTACGTGAGGGTTCGATCGTAAAAGATACTTCTTACACCGGTCTAGCCATTCGTAACGAAACGGTCGTACATTCCAAAGGGAAGGGTTATGTTAATTACTTTATTTCAGAAGGAAACAAAGTCGGTGCCAAAACACAGGTTTATTCCCTGTCTGACCAGAAACTTCAATTTGAAACAAATACAAACAACACACAAAAATTAACCTCCAGTGAACAGTCGGCAATCAGTCAGAAGACACAGACTTTCTGCGAAAATTATACCGACGGAACCTTTGGGGATGTATATACTTTAAAGAACAATATTTCCGGAGTTCTTGAAGGCAAGTCTAATCAGAATCGTCAGACGCAGATCGCGGCTTTGACGGAATCAGATCTTGATGGTTTGAAAGTATATACCGCTGAGTCCGACGGAATTATCAGCTATTCTGTAGATGGTTTTGAAAATACAAAAGCAGAAGATATAACCCCTGATATGCTCAACAAAGAAAACTACAATAAAAAAGAGCAGAAGAATAATACGAAAATCAAATCTGGTGATTCAGTATATAAATTGATCAAAGATGATGACTGGACACTTGTGATTGCTCTAAGTAAACAATCAGTAAAAGATTTAACTGATGCTTCCAGCGTTCAGGTCCGTTTTCCGAAAGATAACGAAACTATGACAGCGGCTTTTTCCATGAAAAAAGTAAAAGGCACCTGGCTTGGATATCTGGCATTTGATAATTCTATGGTTCGTTATGCCCAGGATCGTTTTGTAGATGTAGAGCTTATTATGGCAGATCATACCGGACTTAAAATACCAAAATCTGCAGTCACCAAAAAGAATTTTTATGTGATCTCAGAAGACTATCTTACACAGGGTGGTAACAGCAACAGCACAGGAGTATTGATCGATACCGGGAAGGAAAATGCACAGTTCCAATCAGTCGATATCTATTACCGAGATACATCAACCGGTTCTGTTTATATAGATCCTGATGATTTTGAAGAAAATACAACACTTAGAAAGCCTGATTCATCGGATACCTGCCAGTTAAACAAAACCCGGAAGTTAAAAGGTGTATATAATATTAACCGTGGTTATGCCGTATTCCGACAGGTACAGATTCTGTGCGAAAGCGATGAATATTATATTGTTCAAAGTGGTGATGACTACGGACTTTCCAATTATGATCACATTGCTCTGACGGGTAAGGACGTACATGAGGGCGATGTAATATCCTGACACACACAATAACAGATTATACAAGGAGTGGACAATTATGTTAAAAGAAAATCTGGAAAAAGTAGAAGAAAATATACAGGCTGCATGTGACCGTGCCGGACGTAAAAGAGATGAAGTTACTCTGATCGCCGTAAGCAAAACAAAACCTGTAGAAATGCTGCAGGAGGCCTATGACCTTGGAGTCCGTATAAACGGAGAAAACAAAGCACAGGAACTGGCTTCTAAATATGAAGTCCTTCCAAAGGATATTCACTGGCATATGATTGGGCATATGCAGCGTAATAAAGTAAAATACATTATTGATAAAGTTGATCTGATTCATTCTGTAGATTCTGTCCGACTCGCAGAAACAATTGATAAAGAAGCAGAAAAGCACGGTGTTATTGCCAATATATTGATTGAAGTAAATGTCGCAAAAGAAGAAAGTAAATTTGGTCTCATGCCGGAAGAGGTTCCTGAATTTGTAGAAAAGATTGCCGGATTTCCTCATATCCGCGTAAAGGGATTAATGACAATTGCTCCATTTGTAGAAAATCCAGAAGAAAACAGACCGATTTTTGCACATTTAAGAAAATTATCTGTTGACATCGCAAAGAAAAACATTGATAATATTACTATGAGTATTCTTTCTATGGGTATGACAAATGACTATCAGGTGGCCATAGAAGAAGGAGCTACCATGGTCCGTGTGGGAACCGGAATTTTTGGAGCACGTGATTATACTCATCAAGTATAAACGGAAGATAGGAGATTTATTAAAAATGGGAGTATTAGATAAGTTCTTAAGTATCATGAAGTTAGACGACGGAGATGATGAATACGATGAGGATGAATTCTTCGACGATGACGAATATGATGATGATTATGAAGAAAAGCCCAAGAGAAGCCTCTTTCATAAAAACACCAAAGACAATGATAAAGATTTCGATGAAGACGATGAAGACGATTACACAGCACCTGTGAAGTCCAAATCTGCATTCTCTAATAATAAAGTAACTCCGATGCGTCAGCCTTCAAGAAGAAGCAGTGTAAATATGGAGGTTTGCGTGATCAAGCCAACTTCTGTAGAAGATTCAAGAGAGATTACAGAGACTTTATTAAGTGGACGTACCGTTATTTTGAATCTTGAGGGACTGGATCTTGAGATTGCTCAGCGTATTATTGATTTTACTTCAGGAGCTACATTTGCAATCAGTGGTAACCTGCAGAAAATTTCTAATTACATATTCCTGGTAACACCTACAAATGTTGATATATCTGGAGATCTTCAGGATTTGCTTAACACTTCTCTGGATTCTTCATCTATGAGGTCAAGATTTTAATTATGAATAAAGAAGAAAGTATGTTACAGAAACGTCTGGTGGAACTCTCCAGACTGGCATATAACAGAGGGATTGTTATATTTTCCGACTTTCTTAATTTGAATGAATTAAATATTCTTCATACCACACCAAAAGACATGTTTTTATCTCAGTATAAAACTTATGGTGGATATGACTTATCAGAGCGTCAGATGGCTGTTTTTCTACCTGATGCTCTTTATTATGATTATGAATATCCCATTCAGATTATAGAAGTCACTCCGTCAAGCAAAAGATTTGCCGAAGATCTTACACACAGGGATTATCTTGGAGCACTTATGAATCTTGGCATCGAGCGCTCCAAAGTTGGAGATATTATTGTTGAAGATCAGAAAGGATTGATTTTTGTCAAAGAAGAACTCGCTGAATATATTGCAGATAATCTGACTGTGGTTCGTCATACGAACGTAAATACCTCCATAGGAAAAGGGGTTAAAGTAGATTATGAACCAAGATTTGAAGAGCTGAAAGGAACCGTATCTTCCATTCGTCTGGACAGTGTACTTGCTCTTGCCTATCCACTTTCCAGAAGTAAGATTACTGCACAGATTGAAGCCGGAAAAGTCTTTGTAAATGGAAAACTTATCACGAGTAACGGTTATCGTTTAAAAGACAATGATATTATCTCTGTAAGGAAAATGGGACGTATTGCATATGATGGTATTCTCTCAGAAACAAAAAAGGGACGCTACCTGATCTCTGTACGCAAATACATTTAGGACAATAATTTAAATAATTTATACAGTTAATTTATAGAAGGAGTATCATGAAGACAAATACAAAACGAATCACACATTATATAATGGCATTGGTAAGTATCGTTGTACTGGTATTATTGGATCAGATTACAAAACATCTGGTTGTATTACATCTTAAGGATCGGTCTGCCTATGTACTGATTAAAGATGTATTTCAATTAGAATATCTGGAAAACAGGGGTGCAGCCTTCGGTGTGCTGCAAAATCAACGTATATTCTTTTATATCAGTGTACTTTTGATTACAATTGCTGTTATCTGGTTTTACCACAAAGTACCTATAGAACATAAATATCTGCCGCTTCGTATCTGTGCAGTGTTAATTCTTTCCGGTGCTTTCGGCAATTGTATAGACCGGATCCGTCTGAATTATGTAGTCGATTTTTTATACTTCAAGCTGATCAACTTCCCGATTTTTAACGTTGCTG from Dorea longicatena harbors:
- a CDS encoding HlyD family efflux transporter periplasmic adaptor subunit; amino-acid sequence: MAANITSSNIKVYQKKKHLNIGIVIFGVIFIYLLVTVLMYLTAKHISVYEVREGSIVKDTSYTGLAIRNETVVHSKGKGYVNYFISEGNKVGAKTQVYSLSDQKLQFETNTNNTQKLTSSEQSAISQKTQTFCENYTDGTFGDVYTLKNNISGVLEGKSNQNRQTQIAALTESDLDGLKVYTAESDGIISYSVDGFENTKAEDITPDMLNKENYNKKEQKNNTKIKSGDSVYKLIKDDDWTLVIALSKQSVKDLTDASSVQVRFPKDNETMTAAFSMKKVKGTWLGYLAFDNSMVRYAQDRFVDVELIMADHTGLKIPKSAVTKKNFYVISEDYLTQGGNSNSTGVLIDTGKENAQFQSVDIYYRDTSTGSVYIDPDDFEENTTLRKPDSSDTCQLNKTRKLKGVYNINRGYAVFRQVQILCESDEYYIVQSGDDYGLSNYDHIALTGKDVHEGDVIS
- a CDS encoding YggS family pyridoxal phosphate-dependent enzyme translates to MLKENLEKVEENIQAACDRAGRKRDEVTLIAVSKTKPVEMLQEAYDLGVRINGENKAQELASKYEVLPKDIHWHMIGHMQRNKVKYIIDKVDLIHSVDSVRLAETIDKEAEKHGVIANILIEVNVAKEESKFGLMPEEVPEFVEKIAGFPHIRVKGLMTIAPFVENPEENRPIFAHLRKLSVDIAKKNIDNITMSILSMGMTNDYQVAIEEGATMVRVGTGIFGARDYTHQV
- a CDS encoding cell division protein SepF — protein: MGVLDKFLSIMKLDDGDDEYDEDEFFDDDEYDDDYEEKPKRSLFHKNTKDNDKDFDEDDEDDYTAPVKSKSAFSNNKVTPMRQPSRRSSVNMEVCVIKPTSVEDSREITETLLSGRTVILNLEGLDLEIAQRIIDFTSGATFAISGNLQKISNYIFLVTPTNVDISGDLQDLLNTSLDSSSMRSRF
- a CDS encoding RNA-binding protein, giving the protein MNKEESMLQKRLVELSRLAYNRGIVIFSDFLNLNELNILHTTPKDMFLSQYKTYGGYDLSERQMAVFLPDALYYDYEYPIQIIEVTPSSKRFAEDLTHRDYLGALMNLGIERSKVGDIIVEDQKGLIFVKEELAEYIADNLTVVRHTNVNTSIGKGVKVDYEPRFEELKGTVSSIRLDSVLALAYPLSRSKITAQIEAGKVFVNGKLITSNGYRLKDNDIISVRKMGRIAYDGILSETKKGRYLISVRKYI
- the lspA gene encoding signal peptidase II, with protein sequence MKTNTKRITHYIMALVSIVVLVLLDQITKHLVVLHLKDRSAYVLIKDVFQLEYLENRGAAFGVLQNQRIFFYISVLLITIAVIWFYHKVPIEHKYLPLRICAVLILSGAFGNCIDRIRLNYVVDFLYFKLINFPIFNVADIYVTVAAFLLVILILIYYKEDDLERIFH